One window of Oreochromis niloticus isolate F11D_XX linkage group LG23, O_niloticus_UMD_NMBU, whole genome shotgun sequence genomic DNA carries:
- the LOC100703283 gene encoding mast cell protease 1A isoform X1 codes for MVARYFLLLFVLSVYVSGADSSRIIGGRDAAPHSLPYMASVQLQGRHLCGGALVREDFVLTAAHCETRGIPTVVLGVDSLTGTEPTKQQFLVVKSFPHPGYDGHKNDIMLLKLNRRAQVSEAVQVISLKPGTLNQISQCITAGWGDIGDNNTLPKTLQEVNVTTLPHRICERRWGQVPITQSMVCGVGSHSLQGFCSGDSGGPLVCDGDAAGVISFSGRRCGDPQTPDVYTRISSFRAWIQRVLNDN; via the exons ATGGTAGCCAGATACTTCCTTCTGCTGTTTGTCCTCAGTG TTTATGTTTCAGGAGCTGACAGTTCTCGGATTATTGGAGGCCGAGATGCTGCCCCCCACTCACTCCCCTACATGGCCTCAGTGCAACTTCAAGGTCGCCATTTGTGTGGAGGAGCACTAGTGAGAGAGGACTTTGTACTCACAGCAGCACATTGTGAGACACGTGG AATACCCACAGTCGTGCTGGGAGTTGATTCCCTGACAGGTACTGAGCCAACAAAGCAGCAGTTCCTTGTGGTCAAATCTTTTCCGCATCCAGGCTATGATGGACACAAAAATGACATCATGCTCCTCAAG CTGAACCGGAGGGCCCAAGTGTCTGAAGCAGTTCAGGTGATCTCTCTGAAACCTGGCACGCTGAATCAAATCAGCCAGTGCATCACAGCAGGCTGGGGCGATATAGGCGATAACAACACCTTACCAAAAACGCTTCAGGAAGTCAACGTCACCACTCTGCCACACAGGATATGCGAAAGGAGATGGGGACAAGTTCCCATCACACAGTCGATGGTTTGCGGTGTGGGATCCCACAGCCTTCAAGGCTTCTGCTCA GGAGACTCAGGTGGACCGCTCGTGTGCGATGGAGATGCAGCGGGTGTTATCTCTTTCTCTGGGAGGCGATGTGGAGACCCCCAAACCCCCGATGTCTACACACGCATATCTTCTTTCCGGGCATGGATTCAAAGGGTGTTGAATGACAATTAG
- the LOC100703283 gene encoding mast cell protease 1A isoform X2 → MVARYFLLLFVLSGADSSRIIGGRDAAPHSLPYMASVQLQGRHLCGGALVREDFVLTAAHCETRGIPTVVLGVDSLTGTEPTKQQFLVVKSFPHPGYDGHKNDIMLLKLNRRAQVSEAVQVISLKPGTLNQISQCITAGWGDIGDNNTLPKTLQEVNVTTLPHRICERRWGQVPITQSMVCGVGSHSLQGFCSGDSGGPLVCDGDAAGVISFSGRRCGDPQTPDVYTRISSFRAWIQRVLNDN, encoded by the exons ATGGTAGCCAGATACTTCCTTCTGCTGTTTGTCCTCAGTG GAGCTGACAGTTCTCGGATTATTGGAGGCCGAGATGCTGCCCCCCACTCACTCCCCTACATGGCCTCAGTGCAACTTCAAGGTCGCCATTTGTGTGGAGGAGCACTAGTGAGAGAGGACTTTGTACTCACAGCAGCACATTGTGAGACACGTGG AATACCCACAGTCGTGCTGGGAGTTGATTCCCTGACAGGTACTGAGCCAACAAAGCAGCAGTTCCTTGTGGTCAAATCTTTTCCGCATCCAGGCTATGATGGACACAAAAATGACATCATGCTCCTCAAG CTGAACCGGAGGGCCCAAGTGTCTGAAGCAGTTCAGGTGATCTCTCTGAAACCTGGCACGCTGAATCAAATCAGCCAGTGCATCACAGCAGGCTGGGGCGATATAGGCGATAACAACACCTTACCAAAAACGCTTCAGGAAGTCAACGTCACCACTCTGCCACACAGGATATGCGAAAGGAGATGGGGACAAGTTCCCATCACACAGTCGATGGTTTGCGGTGTGGGATCCCACAGCCTTCAAGGCTTCTGCTCA GGAGACTCAGGTGGACCGCTCGTGTGCGATGGAGATGCAGCGGGTGTTATCTCTTTCTCTGGGAGGCGATGTGGAGACCCCCAAACCCCCGATGTCTACACACGCATATCTTCTTTCCGGGCATGGATTCAAAGGGTGTTGAATGACAATTAG
- the LOC100711131 gene encoding spindlin-1 isoform X1, which produces MCPPTLTYSNICIEVELRLFLITYRGGVLALVQDSNLCISGGMSKKRGRKRSSGELSDTVTPDPNCILGVRIQHNWRERGNQSKWKGTVLDRVCVNPSLFMVKYDGFDCVYGIELFKDERVSNLQVLSEKVVNNKVKIPPGAEDLVGKAVEHLFEKEDGEKNEWRGMVLSKAPVMTNWYYITYEKDPVLYMYQLWDDYAEGDLRILPEAENKHLLPADRKPGEETESLVGKQVEYVTDKGVKRTGLVIYQVPAKPSVYYIKYDDDFHIHVYDLVKTT; this is translated from the exons ATGTGTCCGCCTACACTTACCTACAGTAACATCTGCATTGAGGTAGAGCTAAGACTGTTTCTGATAACCTACAGAGGTGGTGTGCTGGCTTTAGTCCAGGACAG TAACCTTTGCATTTCTGGAGGCATGTCCAAGAAAAGGGGCAG AAAACGGAGCAGCGGGGAACTGAGTGACACAGTAACCCCAGACCCCAACTGCATTCTGGGAGTCCGCATTCAGCATAACTGGCGTGAGAGGGGGAATCAGAGCAAATGGAAGGGCACAGTACTTGACAGAGTTTGTGTAAATCCTTCCCTCTTCATGGTGAAATACGATGGCTTTGACTGCGTCTATGGCATTGAGTTGTTCAAGGATGAGAGAGTGTCCAACCTACAAGTGTTGTCAGAAAAAGTTG TAAACAATAAAGTCAAGATACCTCCAGGGGCGGAGGACTTGGTTGGCAAAGCCGTTGAgcatttatttgaaaaagaAGATGGAGAGAAGAATGAGTGGAGAGGCATGGTCCTCTCCAAAGCACCAGTTATGACCAACTGGTATTATATTACTTATGAAAAGGACCCCGTTCTTTATATGTACCAGCTGTGGGACGACTATGCTGAAGGAGACCTCAGGATTCTGCCTGAAGCAG AAAACAAGCACCTGTTGCCTGCAGACAGGAAGCCAGGAGAAGAGACGGAGAGTCTCGTTGGGAAACAAGTGGAGTACGTTACTGACAAGGGTGTGAAGAGAACAGGCCTGGTCATCTACCAGGTCCCGGCCAAGCCCTCTGTCTACTACATCAAATATGATGATGACTTTCATATTCATGTCTATGACCTTGTCAAAACCACCTAG
- the LOC100711131 gene encoding spindlin-1 isoform X2: MSKKRGRKRSSGELSDTVTPDPNCILGVRIQHNWRERGNQSKWKGTVLDRVCVNPSLFMVKYDGFDCVYGIELFKDERVSNLQVLSEKVVNNKVKIPPGAEDLVGKAVEHLFEKEDGEKNEWRGMVLSKAPVMTNWYYITYEKDPVLYMYQLWDDYAEGDLRILPEAENKHLLPADRKPGEETESLVGKQVEYVTDKGVKRTGLVIYQVPAKPSVYYIKYDDDFHIHVYDLVKTT; encoded by the exons ATGTCCAAGAAAAGGGGCAG AAAACGGAGCAGCGGGGAACTGAGTGACACAGTAACCCCAGACCCCAACTGCATTCTGGGAGTCCGCATTCAGCATAACTGGCGTGAGAGGGGGAATCAGAGCAAATGGAAGGGCACAGTACTTGACAGAGTTTGTGTAAATCCTTCCCTCTTCATGGTGAAATACGATGGCTTTGACTGCGTCTATGGCATTGAGTTGTTCAAGGATGAGAGAGTGTCCAACCTACAAGTGTTGTCAGAAAAAGTTG TAAACAATAAAGTCAAGATACCTCCAGGGGCGGAGGACTTGGTTGGCAAAGCCGTTGAgcatttatttgaaaaagaAGATGGAGAGAAGAATGAGTGGAGAGGCATGGTCCTCTCCAAAGCACCAGTTATGACCAACTGGTATTATATTACTTATGAAAAGGACCCCGTTCTTTATATGTACCAGCTGTGGGACGACTATGCTGAAGGAGACCTCAGGATTCTGCCTGAAGCAG AAAACAAGCACCTGTTGCCTGCAGACAGGAAGCCAGGAGAAGAGACGGAGAGTCTCGTTGGGAAACAAGTGGAGTACGTTACTGACAAGGGTGTGAAGAGAACAGGCCTGGTCATCTACCAGGTCCCGGCCAAGCCCTCTGTCTACTACATCAAATATGATGATGACTTTCATATTCATGTCTATGACCTTGTCAAAACCACCTAG
- the micos13 gene encoding MICOS complex subunit MIC13, translated as MATRIWPVMKLATKVTIAGGAVYVAYDSGLLGNSEQGSEALQKAKAVIPPAMEEWMKYFGVEAQLPTIPKIEFSPVDAWNSGVRWTISNLSEAPTKATEYTSQGLQYLKDLTK; from the exons ATGGCGACGAGGATTTGGCCTGTTATGAA ACTGGCCACCAAGGTGACCATTGCAGGAGGAGCTGTCTATGTTGCCTATGACTCTGGTCTCTTGGGGAACAGTGAACAGGGCTCAGAGGCTCTGCAGAAGGCCAAAGCAGTAATCCCACCCGCCATGGAGGAATGGATGAAGTACTTTGGTGTGGAG GCTCAGCTTCCAACCATACCTAAGATTGAGTTCTCTCCTGTGGACGCGTGGAATTCTG GCGTACGGTGGACGATTTCAAATCTCTCTGAGGCCCCGACAAAAGCCACTGAATACACAAGTCAGGGGCTGCAGTACTTGAAGGACCTCACAAAGTGA
- the LOC100703009 gene encoding hydroxysteroid 11-beta-dehydrogenase 1-like protein, with the protein MGAVTKVLLASICVAFLAAKWTSPRFDADSLKGARVLVTGASTGIGEQMAYHYARFGAQIVITARREKVLQQVVEKCLSLGAQKAFYIAADMANESDPDKVVDYALEKLGGLDYLVLNHIGPSPFSMWKGDVDHTKWLMKVNFFSYIQMAWKALPSLEQNKGSLVVVSSLLGKITSPFVAPYTSTKFALNGFFGSLRHELAMKKSNVSISVCTLGLIDTDSAMEKVRGITDVQAYPATDAALNIIITGATRQPELFYPWFTYFIAITKDWFPSVTDYIIQNSYNYIP; encoded by the exons ATGGGCGCTGTCACAAAAGTTCTTTTAGCTAGTATATGTGTTGCTTTCCTGGCTGCCAAATGGACTTCACCCAGATTTGATGCCG ATTCTCTCAAAGGGGCTAGGGTACTGGTGACTGGGGCCAGTACAGGTATTGGTGAACAAATGGCGTATCATTACGCCCGCTTTGGAGCCCAAATTGTTATCACAGCAAGGAGGGAGAAAGTCTTACAGCAG GTAGTAGAAAAGTGTCTGAGCTTAGGAGCCCAGAAAGCTTTTTATATAGCAGCAGACATGGCGAATGAGTCTGACCCTGACAAAGTGGTGGATTATGCTCTGGAGAAGCTGGGAGGTTTGGATTACCTGGTCCTCAATCACATTGGGCCTAGCCCCTTCAGCATGTGGAAGGGAGATGTGGATCACACCAAATGGCTGATGAAG GTCAATTTCTTCAGCTATATTCAGATGGCCTGGAAAGCTTTGCCCTCCCTTGAGCAAAATAAAGGATCACTGGTTGTTGTCTCATCGCTCTTAG GTAAAATAACTTCTCCTTTCGTGGCGCCATACACCTCAACCAAATTTGCCTTGAACGGGTTCTTTGGGTCTCTTCGTCACGAGCTGGCTATGAAGAAGAGCAACGTGTCCATCTCTGTCTGCACACTAGGTCTCATTGATACCGACTCAGCTATGGAGAAAGTCCG GGGCATCACTGATGTACAAGCCTACCCCGCCACAGATGCTGCATTGAACATCATCATTACGGGAGCTACAAGGCAGCCAGAGCTTTTCTACCCTTGGTTCACATACTTTATAGCTATCACCAAAGACTGGTTTCCTTCTGTCACAGATTATATAATCCAGAACTCCTACAACTACATCCCATGA